DNA from Roseimicrobium sp. ORNL1:
TCGAGACGGCAGAAGATGCTCCTGTGGAAAAAGCTCCCGCCGCGCAGATTGCCCCGGAACCCGCACCTGCTCCTGCTCCTGCCGTGGTGATTCCCGCGCCTGCCGCAGCAGCTGCTCAACACGAGTGGACCGGTGATCAACTTCACGCTCTTCAGGACCTCCACTGGCTCAACAGCGAAGGTTACGTGATCGAGTACGCTGATGGCGTGGTCTTCCCCGGCGTGACCGAACCCCCGCCGCCGAAGCCGAAAGTTGCTCCCGCTGCCAAGGCTGCTGCTGGCGAATCCGCTGCTGCTCCTGCTGAAGCTGAAGCCGAAGTCCCCGCCGAAGGCGAGGCAGAAGCGTCCGCTGAGGAAGCTGAGGAGATCGCGACAGAATCCGAGCCTCACGGTGAAGCGGAGAGCGAGCTTCTCGAAGTCGCCGCCGAAACCGAAGCTCCAGTGGAAATAGAATCGACTGCCACCGAGCCTGCACCGGAAGCAGCGAGCGACGAAGCCTCATCCTCCGACACGGAAGCTGAAGCCGAGGCAGAAGCTCAGCCTGCCGCAGTCGAGGAAGAGAAGTAGCCTTCTGCGAGAGTCGAGCCCGCGCTATGAGAGTTTGCGTTCCAGCGCAGCCTCCATCGCGCGTTCGACGAGCAGTACCGCGAGTTGCTGGGTGGCATCATCCAGCAACTGATTCGCGGCTTTCAGGGCGCGCGCATCGTGCAGCTCTGCCTGCATGACGTTGCGCACCTCGCTGGCGGCGACTTTGATCTTCTCCACTTCGTCTTCGGGCACGAGGCCAGCACATTGTTCCAGCGCCTCATCCACCGCCTTCAGCAGTTCCTCACTCTTCAGGTGTGCTTCGGTCCAGATGCGCTCGTTCATGTCTTCGAAGGCGAAGTCCACGCTCTCTGCGATCATCTTCTCCACCTTCTCGTCATCCACATCCACGGCAGAGTTTTGAATTTCCAAGATGGTGTCCGTGTTGGTGGCGGTATCGCGAGCCAGCACCTGGAGGATGCCATTCGCATCAATCGCGAACTGCACACCCACCCGTGCGCTGCCCTTGGGCCCCGGTGGAAAGGGCACAGCGATGCGACCGAGCTCCCAGTTGTCCTTGGCCAGTTCGCGCTCGCCCTGCAGCACACGAATGAGCATCTCCTGCTGATTGGCGACCGCATTGGTGAACATCTCCCCGGCACGGCAGGGAATGGTGGAGTTGCGCGGGATGATGATGTTCATCAAACCGCCGAAGGTCTCGATGCCCAGTGAGAGCGGCGTCACATCCAGCAACACCACATTGCGCAAGGCTCCGCTGAGGATGCCTGCCTGAATCACCGCACCCAGACCCACGGCTTCATCAGGATTCTGCGAGACATTGGGCTCACGCCCGAAGATATCCTGCACCACCTGGCGGACGAGCGGCATGCGCGTGCTCCCGCCCACGAGGATCACATCATCCAAATCTGCTGCCGAGAGACCCGCATCCAGCAAGGCACGCCGGCAATGCAGGCGCGTGCGCTCAATGAGCGGCTGCGCGATGGCGTCCAGATCGCTGCGCTGCACGCGCACGGAAAGATTCGCGGTGTCCTGGAAGAACGGAAGCTCCACCGTGAACTCTGCTTCCGCGGAGAGCTTCTTCTTCGCCTCCTCGGCAGCAGCAATCAGACGCGCGTGCTGGATGGCAGAGTCAGAGGGGAGCGCCGATGCGCGGAGAATCCAGTCTGCCAGCGCACGGTCGATGTCGTCACCGCCGAGCTGGGTGTCACCGGCAGTGGCCAGCACTTGGAAGACGCCATCGCGCATTTCCAGAATGGAAATGTCAAACGTGCCGCCGCCCAGATCATAGACCGCGATCTTCTTGTTCTCCTCCAGCTTGTCGAGACCATAGGCGAGCGCAGCCGCGGTAGGCTCACTTACGATGCGCTCGACCGTGAGCCCGGCGAGTTCTCCGGCGCGTTTGGTCTCGTTGCGTTGCGCATCGTTGAAATAGGCGGGCACCGTGATGACCGCGCGAGACACCTCCGTTTCAAGAGCGCTCTCCGCAATGGCCTTCAGATGCTTGAGGATATCCGCGCTCCCTTCTGCGGGCGACTTCCCCAAGGCCTTCAGATCATACGCCGGCTTCCACTCCGCCTCCCCTGCCCTGCGCCCGATGAGGCGCTTCACTGAGGTGACCGTCCGAGTGGGATCGATGGCGCGTTGACGCACGGCTGCCGCCCCCACCGTCACGCATCCATCCGCGGCATAGTGCACGGCAGATGGTGTCAGCCGGGCGCCGTCCGCATCGGCCAGCAAAATGGGAAAGCCACTGTCCACCACACCCACGAGGGAATTGGTGGTGCCGAGGTCGATGCCGAGAATCGGGGATGCCGTTGCCATGTCACAGCTCCCATGCCGTGCCCGAGGCAAAAGCGCAAGTGGCCAAGAGCACCCCGGAGTGCAGGGCTACATCATCGCAAGTAGCCGCTCGCGAATCTGTGTCTGCCATTTCGCAAGGTAGGCCAGCCTGGCTTGGGTGGCGGCGATGTCTTTCCAGACAGTGTCATCGCCAGACTCCAGACGCTCATCAAGCTGGGTGAACCCGGCTTCCATGCCGGTCTTTCTCTCCTCCAACCCAAACCCGATGGTCTCCAGACGCTCGCGCAACACCAGTTCCTCGTTGGTGAGCAGCGCCTTGGCCAGGGCCGAGGCTGCCTTGCTTTTCCGCTCCAGGAGTTTGGCGGAGGCATCCAGCGCGCTGCCGAGTTCCATGAACACAGCCATCATGGACTCATCCAGCGGCACCGTGCGCCAGGCCTTCGCTCCTTCTGGGGCAGCGACTTCGATGAGGTGCTTCAGCCGCTTCTCCGGAAAACGCAGCGTCTCATAGGCTGCATTTACAGAAGATGCCGCTTCCTCACTGCCACCGTGATCCGGATGCGCTGCGCGACTCAGCGCGGCATACGACGCCTGCAATTGTGCAGAATCAATCGCTGTCCTTCTTGGAATCGAAAAAATGGCGAAGGAATCCGGGGTCATGAGTGAGGCAGTGCCGCACCATCCTCATGAGGAGACGCCGTGGCAAGCGCGACCGGAAGGATTATTCATGAAGTACCATTTGCCTGCGGCGGAAGCTGCCACACCTTGCCCCGCGAACCGCTGCACGTGATATGTCCACGACGCATCCATCGGCGAAGCCAGCGTTCACGTCCGGCCTCGTGATCGGACTGGATGTAGGTTCGACAACAGTGAAGGCGGTCGTGGTGGATGCCGCTTCACACGAAATTCGCTGGAGCAGTTACCGCCGCCACGAAACGAAGCAGGTCGCCGCCGCATCGCACATGCTGGGCGAGATCTGCGAGACTTTCTCCCAGGCGTGCGCGAATGAGATGCGCATCTTCGTCACAGGCTCGGGTGGAGGACCTCTGGTGGAGCCTCTTGGCGCAGCCTTTGTGCAGGAAGTGAATGCAGTGACGCTGGCCGTGGAATCGCTGCATCTGGATGCGGGAAGTGTCGTTGAGCTTGGAGGACAGGACGCGAAGATCATCATCTTCCAGAAGGATTCGAAAACCGGAGAAAAGCGCCCGCTGTGCTCCATGAACGACAA
Protein-coding regions in this window:
- a CDS encoding Hsp70 family protein, encoding MATASPILGIDLGTTNSLVGVVDSGFPILLADADGARLTPSAVHYAADGCVTVGAAAVRQRAIDPTRTVTSVKRLIGRRAGEAEWKPAYDLKALGKSPAEGSADILKHLKAIAESALETEVSRAVITVPAYFNDAQRNETKRAGELAGLTVERIVSEPTAAALAYGLDKLEENKKIAVYDLGGGTFDISILEMRDGVFQVLATAGDTQLGGDDIDRALADWILRASALPSDSAIQHARLIAAAEEAKKKLSAEAEFTVELPFFQDTANLSVRVQRSDLDAIAQPLIERTRLHCRRALLDAGLSAADLDDVILVGGSTRMPLVRQVVQDIFGREPNVSQNPDEAVGLGAVIQAGILSGALRNVVLLDVTPLSLGIETFGGLMNIIIPRNSTIPCRAGEMFTNAVANQQEMLIRVLQGERELAKDNWELGRIAVPFPPGPKGSARVGVQFAIDANGILQVLARDTATNTDTILEIQNSAVDVDDEKVEKMIAESVDFAFEDMNERIWTEAHLKSEELLKAVDEALEQCAGLVPEDEVEKIKVAASEVRNVMQAELHDARALKAANQLLDDATQQLAVLLVERAMEAALERKLS